Proteins found in one Deltaproteobacteria bacterium HGW-Deltaproteobacteria-18 genomic segment:
- a CDS encoding peptidase M3 — protein sequence MHEPNPLLNWELFPNFPSITADHVVPAMNEVIARSSAELEDLEKAAPRTWHGLLVPLERLTDRVARAWGVATHLHNVKNSTEMRQAYAQTQPMVVEFYNRLGQSRPIHDALLALRESPEFPTFSQALQRTISLLVRDAILQGVGLAPDDRERFNAISQELAELSTRFTNNVLDATQAYCLTLTQREEVAGLPEDSLRLAANMARSRGQAEATAESGPWSITLDLPSFLSFMQHAARRDLREEVYRAYITRAAAGDTDNLPGILRILKLRKELAALLGFDNYAAVSLERKMAPGVASIESLLRTIQEAATDQALNDLIDLGDLARASGQPDDIQPWDVMYWAERLKERRFGLRDELIRPYFPLPAILQGLFELIENLFGVRIESGAEVPTWQADVTYYRVRNGEGHEIAGFYLDPYARPEEKRGGAWMDELYGRSTVCAPRGHAVRLPVAYVNCNQRPAMDDAPSLMSFQEVTTLFHEFGHALQHMLTTVDHGFVAGISNIEWDAVELPSQFMENWCYHLATLTKLARHYQTGEPMASELLDKLLETRTFRAGSNALRQVSFALTDLALHTADPGQLDPTETAQRIAREILPLPPLPEDRFLCSFSHIFAGGYAAGYYSYKWAEVLSADAFGAFEEAGLEDADRRRDLGRRFRDTVLALGGSRNPMDIFRLFRGREPDPRALLRQEGLLPANKDN from the coding sequence ATGCACGAGCCAAATCCCCTGCTCAACTGGGAACTTTTCCCCAATTTCCCCTCCATCACCGCCGACCATGTCGTGCCGGCCATGAACGAAGTCATCGCCAGAAGCAGCGCCGAACTTGAGGACCTCGAAAAGGCCGCTCCCCGGACCTGGCACGGGCTGCTGGTCCCCCTTGAGCGCCTGACCGACAGGGTCGCACGCGCCTGGGGCGTGGCCACGCATCTGCATAACGTCAAGAATTCCACTGAAATGCGTCAGGCCTATGCGCAGACGCAGCCCATGGTCGTTGAATTCTACAACCGCCTGGGCCAGAGCCGTCCCATCCATGACGCGCTCCTCGCCCTGCGGGAGAGTCCGGAATTTCCCACATTCAGCCAGGCCCTGCAGCGCACCATCAGCCTGCTGGTCCGCGACGCGATCCTGCAGGGCGTGGGACTTGCCCCCGATGATCGCGAGCGCTTCAACGCCATAAGCCAGGAGCTGGCCGAACTGTCCACCCGTTTCACCAACAATGTCCTTGACGCCACCCAAGCCTATTGCCTGACCCTGACGCAAAGGGAAGAGGTCGCAGGGCTTCCCGAAGACTCTCTGCGCCTGGCCGCGAACATGGCCAGGTCACGTGGACAGGCCGAGGCAACGGCGGAAAGCGGCCCGTGGAGCATCACTCTTGATCTGCCCTCGTTTCTGTCCTTCATGCAGCACGCCGCCAGACGCGATCTGCGCGAGGAGGTCTACCGGGCGTACATCACCCGCGCCGCCGCCGGGGACACCGACAACCTGCCCGGTATCCTGCGCATTCTGAAACTGCGCAAAGAGCTGGCCGCGCTGCTCGGCTTTGATAATTATGCCGCAGTGAGCCTAGAGCGCAAGATGGCCCCGGGCGTGGCCAGCATCGAATCCCTGCTGCGCACGATCCAGGAAGCGGCCACGGACCAGGCCCTGAACGACCTCATCGACCTTGGCGATCTGGCCCGCGCCAGCGGCCAGCCCGACGACATCCAGCCTTGGGACGTCATGTACTGGGCCGAAAGGCTCAAGGAGCGGCGCTTCGGCCTGCGCGACGAACTGATCCGCCCCTATTTCCCACTGCCGGCCATCCTGCAGGGCCTCTTCGAGCTGATCGAGAACCTCTTCGGGGTCAGGATCGAAAGCGGCGCCGAAGTGCCTACCTGGCAGGCGGACGTGACCTACTACCGGGTCAGAAATGGTGAAGGCCACGAAATTGCAGGCTTTTATCTGGACCCTTACGCCCGTCCCGAAGAAAAGCGCGGCGGCGCCTGGATGGATGAACTTTACGGACGCAGCACGGTCTGCGCGCCACGCGGTCATGCCGTGCGCCTGCCCGTTGCCTATGTGAACTGCAACCAGCGCCCGGCCATGGACGACGCGCCATCCTTGATGAGCTTTCAGGAAGTGACCACGCTCTTTCACGAATTCGGACACGCCCTGCAGCACATGCTGACCACGGTGGACCATGGCTTCGTGGCCGGAATCTCCAATATCGAGTGGGACGCCGTGGAGCTGCCGAGCCAGTTCATGGAAAACTGGTGCTACCACCTGGCCACGCTGACCAAGCTGGCCCGTCACTACCAGACCGGCGAGCCCATGGCTTCGGAACTTCTGGACAAGCTCCTTGAGACCCGGACCTTCCGCGCCGGTTCCAATGCCCTGCGCCAGGTCTCCTTTGCACTGACCGACCTCGCCCTGCACACGGCCGATCCGGGCCAGCTCGATCCCACGGAGACAGCCCAACGCATCGCCCGCGAGATCCTGCCCCTGCCGCCCCTGCCCGAGGACCGCTTCCTGTGTTCGTTTTCGCACATCTTTGCCGGCGGCTACGCGGCCGGGTACTACAGCTACAAATGGGCCGAGGTTCTGAGCGCCGACGCTTTCGGCGCCTTCGAGGAAGCCGGACTTGAAGATGCGGACCGCCGACGGGATCTGGGCCGGCGCTTCAGGGACACGGTCCTGGCCCTGGGCGGCAGCCGCAACCCCATGGACATCTTTCGTCTCTTTCGCGGTCGCGAACCCGACCCAAGGGCCCTCCTGCGACAGGAAGGTCTTTTGCCAGCAAACAAGGATAACTAG
- a CDS encoding site-2 protease family protein produces MFDISQTLHHFSIIAVPFFLGITCHEVAHGYVSYLMGDPTAKLAGRLTLNPLKHLDPMGTLVLVLTQLIGWAKPVPINPAYYKDYRRGILYVSLAGPMANFAVMTFFAVLLKLLAIYSQTQGAADFAYILRPMINIAVAGVFINAILGTFNLLPIPPLDGSKILACLLPGPMAARFMQLERYGFIILLLLAFTGGLGMILSPVSAFVQNMIIKPLL; encoded by the coding sequence ATGTTCGACATCAGCCAGACACTTCATCATTTCTCCATTATCGCCGTACCCTTTTTTCTTGGCATCACCTGCCACGAAGTCGCGCACGGCTACGTTTCATACCTCATGGGCGACCCGACGGCCAAGCTGGCCGGACGACTGACCCTCAATCCCCTGAAACATCTCGACCCCATGGGCACGCTGGTGCTGGTCCTGACCCAGCTCATCGGCTGGGCCAAGCCCGTTCCCATCAATCCGGCCTATTACAAGGATTACCGGCGCGGCATCCTGTACGTGTCCCTGGCCGGACCCATGGCCAATTTCGCGGTGATGACCTTCTTCGCGGTGCTGCTCAAGCTCCTCGCCATCTATTCCCAAACTCAGGGAGCCGCCGACTTCGCATACATCCTGCGGCCCATGATCAACATTGCCGTGGCCGGCGTCTTCATCAACGCCATCCTCGGCACGTTCAACCTGCTGCCCATACCCCCGCTTGACGGAAGCAAGATCCTGGCCTGCCTGCTGCCCGGCCCCATGGCCGCCCGGTTCATGCAGCTCGAACGCTACGGATTCATCATCCTGCTTCTGCTGGCTTTCACCGGAGGACTCGGCATGATCCTGTCCCCGGTCTCGGCCTTTGTGCAAAACATGATCATCAAACCACTCCTATAG
- the pspF gene encoding phage shock protein operon transcriptional activator: protein MESTYSSASPISSMEAIGQSDAFLQFQEHLSRVARIDRPVLIIGERGTGKELAAARLHYLSRRWQGPLVTLNCAALASSLLDAELFGHEAGAFTGATVRRKGRFENADTGTLFLDEIANLSPEAQEKILRVVEYGSFDRVGGSRPVTVNVRIVGATNVDLPQRARAGAFKEDLLDRLSFEVLTVPPLRMREGDVQLLTRHFAARMAISMGFPESPEFSARAMTMLLAHDWPGNVRELKNVVERAVYRTGPGTIREVVFDPFLSPYRPVEQAEPPAPAPQAKPGRPRSANPDLDIPLARAVRGLEESYLAAALEQSRHNQKQAAALLGLTYHQFRGLYRRLGAGQDD, encoded by the coding sequence ATGGAATCCACTTACTCTTCGGCGTCCCCGATTTCATCCATGGAAGCCATCGGTCAGTCCGACGCATTTCTGCAATTTCAGGAGCATCTCTCCCGCGTGGCGCGGATAGACAGGCCGGTGCTCATCATCGGCGAGCGCGGAACCGGCAAGGAGCTGGCCGCCGCGCGTCTGCATTATCTTTCACGGCGCTGGCAGGGGCCGCTGGTCACACTCAATTGCGCGGCTCTGGCCAGTTCGCTGCTGGATGCGGAACTCTTCGGGCATGAGGCCGGGGCATTCACCGGGGCCACGGTCCGCCGCAAGGGACGCTTTGAAAATGCAGACACCGGCACCCTGTTTCTGGACGAAATCGCGAATCTCTCGCCCGAGGCGCAGGAAAAGATACTGCGCGTGGTCGAATACGGATCTTTCGACCGCGTTGGAGGGAGCCGACCGGTGACGGTCAACGTGCGCATCGTGGGTGCGACGAATGTGGATCTTCCGCAACGAGCCAGGGCCGGGGCTTTCAAGGAGGATTTGCTGGATCGCCTGAGCTTCGAGGTGCTGACCGTGCCACCGCTGCGCATGCGCGAGGGGGACGTGCAGCTGCTGACCCGTCATTTCGCCGCACGCATGGCCATCAGCATGGGTTTTCCGGAGTCGCCGGAGTTTTCCGCCCGGGCCATGACCATGCTGCTGGCCCATGACTGGCCGGGCAACGTGCGCGAGCTCAAGAACGTGGTCGAACGGGCGGTGTATCGGACCGGTCCTGGAACTATCAGGGAGGTGGTCTTTGATCCGTTCTTGTCTCCGTATCGCCCGGTGGAGCAGGCAGAACCCCCAGCTCCGGCCCCCCAGGCAAAGCCGGGTCGTCCGCGCTCCGCCAACCCTGATCTGGACATTCCCTTGGCAAGGGCCGTGCGCGGCCTGGAAGAGTCGTATCTGGCGGCTGCCCTGGAACAAAGCCGCCATAACCAGAAGCAGGCTGCCGCTCTGCTGGGACTGACCTACCATCAGTTTCGCGGTCTTTATCGCAGGCTCGGCGCGGGCCAGGACGACTGA
- a CDS encoding tryptophan--tRNA ligase → MKKMTVLTGITTSGTPHLGNYVGAIRPAIEASRDENVNSYYFLADFHSLIKCHDPARIHQSRLEVAATWLALGLDTNKSTFYCQSDIPEIPELTWILTCMTAKGLMNRAHAYKAAVQENEENGSQDPDKGITMGLYSYPILMAADILMFNANVVPVGKDQTQHLEMTRDIAQRFNHHFGEHFVLPEARVDESTAVLTGLDGRKMSKSYNNYIPLFAPEKNLRKLIMKITTNSQAPEEPKETEGCALFEMFRAFATKEQVAEMRAKFAAGIGWGYVKQDLFEVVNAQLAEPREKYAELMQNPDYIEKVLKEGAEKARAYSRPFLDRIRASVGIKTLGA, encoded by the coding sequence ATGAAGAAAATGACCGTCCTGACCGGAATCACCACCTCCGGAACGCCGCACCTCGGCAATTACGTCGGCGCCATCCGCCCGGCCATCGAGGCCAGCCGCGATGAAAACGTCAACTCCTACTATTTTCTGGCCGATTTTCATTCGCTGATCAAATGTCACGATCCGGCCCGCATTCATCAGTCCCGCCTGGAAGTGGCCGCCACCTGGCTGGCTCTTGGCCTGGACACGAACAAGAGCACCTTCTACTGCCAGTCCGATATCCCTGAAATCCCCGAACTGACCTGGATCCTGACCTGCATGACGGCCAAGGGCCTCATGAACCGCGCCCACGCCTACAAGGCCGCGGTGCAGGAAAACGAGGAGAACGGCAGCCAGGATCCGGACAAGGGCATCACCATGGGGCTGTACTCCTACCCCATTCTCATGGCTGCCGACATCCTCATGTTCAACGCCAATGTTGTGCCCGTGGGCAAGGACCAGACCCAGCACCTGGAGATGACCCGCGACATCGCGCAGCGCTTCAACCACCATTTCGGGGAGCACTTTGTCCTGCCCGAGGCCCGCGTGGACGAGTCCACGGCCGTGCTGACCGGTCTTGACGGACGCAAGATGAGCAAGAGCTACAACAATTACATTCCGCTCTTCGCCCCGGAGAAGAATCTGCGCAAGCTGATCATGAAGATCACCACCAACTCCCAGGCTCCCGAGGAACCCAAAGAGACCGAAGGATGCGCCCTGTTTGAAATGTTCCGCGCCTTCGCCACAAAAGAGCAGGTTGCCGAGATGCGGGCCAAATTCGCCGCAGGAATCGGCTGGGGTTACGTCAAGCAGGATCTGTTCGAGGTCGTCAATGCCCAGCTTGCCGAGCCGCGCGAAAAGTATGCCGAGTTGATGCAGAACCCGGATTACATCGAGAAAGTGCTCAAGGAAGGCGCCGAAAAGGCCCGCGCCTACAGCCGCCCCTTCCTGGACCGCATCCGCGCATCCGTGGGGATCAAGACGCTGGGAGCCTAA
- a CDS encoding transglycosylase has translation MSVSERMPQVVRPLHNDEATALPDPARGTENMIEQMDVYSLSDHAHLLALPRMVPPLLVTESAQGRAHMPTMTEWDPIIGHGSRVSGLDPDLIRAVIRVESNNDHLAISPKGAQGLMQLMPGTQAHLGVTDPFDPRANVEAGSLYLRRQLDAFGNLELALAAYNAGPGNVQRHGGIPPFRETQDFVRKVLALYTP, from the coding sequence ATGAGCGTCTCCGAGCGTATGCCCCAGGTCGTGCGGCCCCTGCATAACGATGAAGCCACGGCACTCCCCGACCCCGCTCGCGGAACAGAGAACATGATCGAGCAGATGGACGTCTATTCCCTGTCGGATCACGCCCATCTCCTGGCCCTGCCGCGCATGGTCCCACCCCTGCTCGTCACGGAATCAGCCCAAGGACGAGCGCACATGCCGACCATGACCGAATGGGACCCGATCATCGGCCACGGCAGCCGCGTCTCGGGCCTGGACCCGGACCTCATCAGGGCCGTCATCCGCGTGGAGTCCAACAACGACCACCTAGCCATCTCACCCAAGGGGGCTCAGGGCCTCATGCAGCTCATGCCCGGCACCCAGGCGCACCTGGGGGTGACCGACCCCTTCGACCCCCGCGCCAACGTAGAGGCCGGCAGCCTGTACCTGCGCCGCCAGCTGGACGCCTTCGGCAACCTGGAGCTGGCCCTGGCGGCCTACAACGCAGGCCCGGGCAACGTGCAGCGCCACGGCGGCATTCCACCTTTCCGCGAAACACAGGATTTCGTGCGCAAGGTCCTGGCGCTCTATACTCCTTAA
- the pspC gene encoding envelope stress response membrane protein PspC, which produces MRAFGRGNGRMHGGGSRGSRWRRPVEEQRGLYRARDGVFLGVCKGLARYFDFSVGALRAIVILLFLVTGIWPVGLLYLIAAMVMKMEPVVPFDSPADQEFYDSYTNSRAGALERIKRKFENLDRRLRRMEDVVTSRDFEWERRMRN; this is translated from the coding sequence GTGAGAGCTTTCGGACGCGGCAATGGCCGCATGCATGGCGGCGGAAGCCGTGGTTCGCGCTGGAGAAGACCGGTGGAAGAACAGCGTGGCCTCTACCGTGCCCGGGACGGCGTTTTTCTGGGCGTGTGCAAGGGCCTGGCCCGTTACTTCGATTTCTCCGTCGGAGCGCTGCGTGCCATCGTCATACTCCTGTTTCTGGTCACCGGCATCTGGCCCGTGGGGCTTTTGTATCTCATCGCGGCCATGGTCATGAAAATGGAGCCGGTGGTGCCCTTTGACAGCCCCGCCGACCAGGAGTTTTACGACTCCTACACCAACTCCCGGGCCGGAGCGCTGGAGCGGATCAAGCGCAAGTTCGAGAATCTGGACCGCAGGCTCAGGCGCATGGAAGACGTGGTCACCAGCCGCGATTTCGAATGGGAACGGCGCATGCGCAATTGA
- the pspA gene encoding phage shock protein PspA has translation MGVFTRFKDIISSNINSMLDKAEEPEKMIRLMIQEMEETSVELKAACAGLMADQKRISREESQARARMELWEDRAKLALEKGREDLAREALLEKLAAQRLSEGLERERDRFAVMIEQAREDIEQLDVKLESAKERQRSLAKRHVRADQRIKVRSNVSRVQSADVMMRFDQFEQRIERMEAEAELGAPRQNRNLEQEFALLEGGDEVEAQLAAMRSSNDR, from the coding sequence ATGGGCGTATTTACCAGATTCAAGGACATAATCAGCTCCAACATCAACTCCATGCTGGACAAGGCCGAAGAGCCGGAAAAGATGATCCGGCTCATGATCCAGGAGATGGAAGAGACCTCGGTTGAGCTCAAAGCCGCCTGTGCCGGGCTCATGGCCGACCAGAAGCGCATCTCCAGAGAAGAGTCCCAGGCCCGGGCCCGCATGGAGCTCTGGGAGGACAGGGCCAAACTCGCGCTGGAAAAGGGACGCGAGGACCTGGCCCGCGAGGCCTTGCTGGAAAAACTGGCCGCGCAGCGGCTGAGCGAAGGCCTGGAGCGGGAACGGGATCGCTTTGCGGTCATGATCGAGCAGGCGCGCGAAGACATCGAGCAGCTCGACGTCAAGCTGGAGTCCGCCAAGGAGCGCCAGCGCAGCCTGGCCAAGCGCCATGTGCGGGCCGACCAACGCATCAAGGTCCGTTCCAATGTCTCGCGGGTTCAATCGGCCGATGTCATGATGCGCTTTGACCAGTTCGAACAGCGCATCGAACGCATGGAAGCGGAGGCCGAACTGGGCGCGCCGCGACAGAACCGGAACCTGGAACAGGAATTTGCACTGCTCGAGGGCGGTGACGAAGTGGAAGCACAACTCGCCGCCATGCGCTCTTCCAACGACAGATAG
- a CDS encoding ribosome biogenesis GTPase YlqF — protein MSIQWFPGHMHRARKQIALVMAKVDVVIEVLDARLPAYSENPLLRELRGPRPCLKVLNKSDLADPAVTAAWMDFFRECGTVPMEISATSPKDAKRILTTLPGMVKERNFLMQPVNCLIVGIPNVGKSTLMNTLVGRKVARAANQAAITTKQKRVHVNDELTLYDTPGVLWPKIESVTASYMLAGSGAVRETAMDNAEVAARVGEYLLREYPGLLRERYKIAELPQDGLGLLEALGRKRGCLIKGGEVDVTKAAGILLNELRAGQIGRISLQKPPAPKAA, from the coding sequence ATGTCGATTCAATGGTTCCCCGGCCACATGCACCGGGCCAGAAAACAGATTGCCCTGGTCATGGCCAAGGTCGACGTGGTCATCGAAGTGCTCGATGCCCGCCTGCCCGCATACAGCGAAAATCCGCTCCTGCGCGAACTGCGCGGACCACGGCCGTGCCTGAAGGTCCTGAACAAGAGCGATCTGGCCGACCCGGCCGTGACCGCGGCCTGGATGGATTTCTTCCGCGAGTGCGGCACCGTGCCCATGGAGATCAGCGCCACCAGCCCCAAGGACGCGAAGCGCATTCTCACCACCCTGCCGGGCATGGTCAAGGAGCGCAATTTCCTCATGCAGCCCGTCAACTGCCTCATCGTCGGCATCCCCAATGTGGGCAAGTCCACGCTCATGAACACCCTGGTCGGGCGCAAGGTCGCCCGGGCCGCCAACCAGGCAGCCATCACCACCAAGCAGAAGCGGGTTCACGTAAACGACGAGCTGACCCTGTACGACACCCCCGGCGTGCTCTGGCCCAAGATCGAGAGCGTCACGGCCTCCTACATGCTGGCTGGCAGCGGCGCCGTGCGCGAGACGGCCATGGACAACGCCGAGGTCGCGGCCCGCGTCGGCGAGTATCTTCTGCGCGAATATCCAGGCCTGCTCAGGGAGCGCTACAAGATTGCCGAACTGCCGCAGGACGGACTCGGCCTGCTGGAAGCGCTCGGCAGGAAACGCGGCTGCCTGATCAAGGGCGGCGAGGTGGACGTGACCAAGGCGGCGGGCATCCTCTTAAACGAACTGCGCGCCGGACAGATCGGCCGCATCAGCCTGCAAAAGCCGCCTGCGCCCAAAGCGGCGTAA
- a CDS encoding phage-shock protein: MEHFFGFIFVLMSAGILLVGAVIFGFIKMFTRSGGVNVAQEAQMIQEIYNGMSRMEERIEALETILLEKDGKEKRS, encoded by the coding sequence ATGGAACATTTTTTCGGCTTTATATTCGTGCTCATGTCAGCCGGAATCCTGCTGGTCGGCGCGGTTATCTTCGGGTTCATAAAGATGTTCACCAGGTCCGGCGGGGTGAATGTGGCCCAGGAGGCGCAGATGATTCAGGAGATCTATAACGGCATGTCCCGCATGGAAGAGCGCATCGAGGCGCTGGAGACAATTCTTCTGGAAAAGGACGGCAAGGAGAAAAGATCGTGA
- a CDS encoding phenolic acid decarboxylase subunit B — protein sequence MTVTRRIILAISGASGMEYARLLARALREVPGVELHGIISDGARQVFRHELGSDPLELEANFHVLHDPANIAAAPASGSWEHAGMIVCPCSMASLAAIASGVGTNLLHRAADVTLKERRPLVLVPRETPLNEIHLRNMLRAHRAGAVIMPPCPGFYHRPESIEQLVSQFVGRILEQLGMPHDLYTRWS from the coding sequence ATGACAGTTACGCGACGCATAATCCTGGCCATTTCCGGGGCCAGCGGCATGGAGTATGCCCGGCTCCTCGCTCGCGCCCTGCGCGAGGTTCCGGGGGTAGAGCTGCATGGAATCATCTCCGATGGTGCGCGTCAGGTCTTTCGTCATGAACTCGGCTCGGACCCGCTCGAACTGGAAGCGAACTTTCATGTCCTGCATGACCCCGCCAATATCGCGGCCGCGCCTGCCAGCGGCTCCTGGGAGCACGCGGGCATGATCGTCTGCCCCTGCTCCATGGCCAGCCTCGCCGCCATCGCGAGCGGAGTCGGCACCAATCTGCTGCATCGCGCCGCCGACGTGACCCTCAAGGAGCGCCGCCCCCTTGTTCTGGTGCCGCGCGAAACGCCGTTGAACGAGATCCATCTCAGGAACATGCTCCGTGCCCACCGGGCCGGGGCCGTGATCATGCCGCCCTGCCCCGGGTTCTATCATCGGCCGGAATCCATCGAGCAGCTGGTGAGCCAGTTTGTGGGCCGCATCCTCGAACAGCTCGGGATGCCCCACGACCTCTACACCCGCTGGAGCTAA